One window of Dyadobacter sandarakinus genomic DNA carries:
- a CDS encoding efflux RND transporter periplasmic adaptor subunit encodes MKQTILCSVLIAALVLACKNKENKQVQQDNITPVVNADGTRISFPNKAGLTSFQTEMVSTSTLMADITAPAKVSATVIRSSEGASGNIVLFDNPELSGNYTQLLQHLTMINQIQNINIRQRKTELSRIQDLQEHGAATGKDLLESQSALSMEETNLINERSAIIEHETKLKAGGFEPRELRQAPAGTTYIICDIPESEINKVKQGSKCTIRFTAFPNDNFTGRIDDIADLVDETTRMIKLRVTINNSDGRLKAGMFGTVAFGLSEGNSMSINKDALITIQGKNYVFVKTGTSLFERREVSPGDQIGDRIIIYDGLKNGEQVAVRGVMQLKGLSFGY; translated from the coding sequence ATGAAGCAAACGATTCTTTGCAGCGTCCTCATCGCTGCCCTGGTACTGGCCTGCAAAAACAAAGAAAACAAGCAGGTTCAGCAGGATAATATTACGCCGGTAGTCAATGCTGACGGCACGCGCATCAGCTTTCCCAACAAAGCCGGTCTTACTTCTTTTCAAACAGAAATGGTATCCACAAGCACGCTGATGGCGGATATTACCGCACCTGCAAAGGTGTCGGCCACGGTCATCCGGTCCAGTGAAGGTGCTTCAGGCAACATCGTATTGTTCGATAATCCAGAACTGTCGGGCAATTATACGCAGCTCCTGCAGCACCTGACGATGATCAACCAGATCCAGAACATCAACATCCGCCAGCGTAAAACAGAACTTTCGCGCATTCAGGATCTGCAGGAACACGGCGCTGCTACCGGCAAAGACCTGCTCGAATCACAATCGGCCCTCTCTATGGAAGAGACCAACCTGATCAATGAACGCTCGGCAATCATTGAGCATGAGACGAAGCTGAAGGCGGGCGGGTTTGAACCTAGAGAGCTCCGGCAGGCACCTGCGGGCACGACCTACATCATCTGCGATATACCAGAGAGTGAAATCAATAAGGTAAAACAGGGCAGTAAATGCACGATCCGGTTTACCGCCTTCCCCAATGATAATTTTACCGGCCGCATCGACGACATCGCCGACCTCGTGGACGAAACCACGCGTATGATCAAGCTGCGGGTTACGATCAACAACTCCGATGGCCGGCTCAAGGCGGGCATGTTCGGTACGGTGGCATTCGGGCTGAGTGAGGGTAATAGTATGAGTATCAACAAAGATGCGCTGATTACGATCCAGGGAAAGAATTATGTTTTTGTAAAAACAGGCACAAGTCTCTTTGAACGCCGGGAAGTAAGCCCGGGCGATCAGATCGGTGACCGCATCATCATTTACGACGGACTAAAAAACGGTGAACAGGTAGCAGTACGTGGCGTCATGCAGCTCAAAGGTCTTTCATTCGGCTATTAA
- a CDS encoding cyclic nucleotide-binding domain-containing protein: MKSFFKDTNLSNYFNKQTSLFFLHNFFINIGTTLVYVSANVLLLENHPEYSLPIAYIAAGAAVMLAGKVYEHYEHHLLLKRLSLGTMLSSLFMVMVVMGLLWLGHGIATAIAVMVGYRIIYLLINLEFWGLSALVFDVRQSKRLFSVIGSGDMPAKALGAVLAVLIHSPSVLMILLVISLVCFALAFYTQLLTFRHTDIPNPHHARTRQAVSSGSKIIEKYFGGNKLLTSLCLGMVAVSATATWIEYHFFVNVKYKFHSQHDVIVFVGSLLTATYVISTFVKLIFSGKTVERFGVRLTLYLLPLITIATSLGLLISSYFRKDEPSLLVYYCVAYLLFELVRRTIFDPVFLVLFQPLATKVRLKGHTLAKGLFEPLGMIVAGALLAIIYTQQLGNISLTFDLSLLFALAALLAFRKAYGHYILELKNAISKRFIHSGEMASPAVALPIIEENLRSPRQEEVINAIDWLAANKPSIFRKNIDGLLKNNSPAVRLKTLQTLALSAKPDLPDKFTQYIENEPDAACQTLAVKIACSSSRLSEETIARYLAHPDLDIVKGCITGCWEAGKALPMIHGTLRRLLDSGDEAARLAGLECLQTTGLHPFEDLVKQCLVNGTPAVQNLALEVAARSGNAGYLRNLEPYLTDHLRKPTMAALIRSGDQGARMVENWLRGDESGRRLHNFIRVAEKFRHEFVLQILLDLTKNIYLNKLSLHTEHSNSTYHTDTFTHQAALKALTNYSLIAEYKQAVSEFVEKELIHAYLLLNGMDESGANVLWNNALEFELELTGQRLFYLFMIQYDKDAVQNAWKGIRHASREKRANSIEMIESLLPRMLYPSLHALFEDISIQKKRDALRQYMGSQDAGMPIITYILTQKERAFTPWTIALAAGAAIDRTDIILLEGLGSHRSRLIREAAAARSKALSEAGFLPTSFPKTMKHEDTTQQISEMERVIVLKNTRLFSQTPENVLSSIAPIMREVSYTEGQQIFAKGDLGDSMYIIYAGQVGIYDGSRQLALFDKGEIFGELALLDTEPRSATTLAETDILVFRIDQEDFFELMEERDEILRNVLRILCQRIRVQNEKMRLLTAQ, from the coding sequence ATGAAATCGTTTTTTAAAGACACCAATCTTTCCAATTACTTCAACAAGCAGACTTCCCTATTCTTTTTACATAACTTTTTCATCAACATCGGCACCACGCTGGTGTATGTGTCGGCCAACGTACTCCTGCTCGAAAATCATCCCGAGTACTCGCTCCCCATCGCATATATCGCCGCAGGCGCGGCCGTCATGCTGGCGGGGAAGGTCTACGAGCATTACGAGCACCATCTGCTCCTCAAACGCCTGAGCCTGGGCACCATGCTATCGTCCCTGTTCATGGTGATGGTGGTGATGGGTCTTCTCTGGCTCGGGCACGGCATTGCTACTGCGATTGCCGTGATGGTGGGTTACCGCATTATTTACCTGCTTATCAATCTCGAATTCTGGGGCTTGTCGGCGCTGGTGTTTGATGTACGCCAGAGCAAGCGGCTGTTCAGTGTAATAGGGTCGGGCGATATGCCGGCCAAAGCATTGGGTGCCGTGCTGGCGGTCCTCATTCATTCGCCCTCGGTACTGATGATCCTGCTGGTGATTTCCCTAGTGTGCTTTGCACTGGCTTTTTATACGCAGCTGCTCACCTTCCGTCACACCGACATTCCCAACCCGCATCACGCCCGCACCAGGCAGGCCGTATCATCAGGCTCAAAGATTATCGAGAAATACTTCGGGGGCAACAAGCTGCTGACTTCCCTCTGCCTGGGCATGGTGGCTGTCTCGGCCACCGCCACGTGGATCGAGTACCATTTTTTTGTCAATGTGAAATACAAGTTTCACAGCCAGCACGATGTGATCGTGTTCGTGGGTTCGCTGCTGACGGCCACGTATGTGATCTCTACTTTTGTAAAACTTATTTTTTCTGGGAAAACGGTGGAGCGCTTCGGGGTACGTCTCACGCTGTACCTGCTTCCGCTCATCACCATTGCAACTTCGCTCGGGCTGCTGATCTCGTCCTACTTTCGGAAGGATGAACCTTCCCTGCTGGTCTACTATTGCGTAGCTTACCTCCTGTTTGAGCTGGTTCGCCGCACCATTTTCGATCCTGTCTTCCTGGTGCTGTTCCAGCCGCTCGCCACCAAGGTGCGCCTCAAAGGACATACGCTGGCCAAAGGACTTTTTGAGCCGCTCGGGATGATCGTAGCCGGCGCTTTGCTTGCGATTATTTACACCCAGCAACTTGGCAACATCAGCCTAACTTTCGACCTCTCACTCCTCTTTGCACTCGCTGCATTGCTGGCATTCCGCAAGGCATACGGTCATTATATTCTTGAACTGAAAAATGCGATCAGCAAGCGTTTTATCCATAGCGGCGAAATGGCCTCCCCTGCTGTGGCCCTGCCAATCATTGAAGAAAACCTGAGAAGCCCGCGACAGGAGGAGGTGATCAATGCGATAGACTGGCTCGCCGCTAACAAGCCTTCTATATTCAGAAAGAACATTGATGGACTGTTGAAAAATAACTCTCCTGCTGTCCGCCTGAAAACATTGCAAACCCTGGCTTTGTCTGCGAAGCCAGATTTGCCGGACAAGTTCACCCAATACATCGAGAACGAACCCGATGCTGCCTGCCAGACTCTGGCGGTGAAGATCGCGTGCTCATCATCGCGGCTATCTGAAGAAACGATCGCCCGCTACCTTGCCCACCCCGACCTTGATATTGTAAAAGGGTGCATTACCGGATGCTGGGAAGCAGGTAAGGCATTGCCCATGATCCATGGTACCCTGCGGCGGCTGCTGGACTCCGGCGATGAAGCCGCCCGGCTTGCCGGCCTGGAATGTCTGCAGACCACCGGATTGCACCCGTTTGAAGATCTCGTAAAACAATGCCTTGTAAATGGCACACCTGCCGTGCAGAACCTGGCACTTGAAGTAGCCGCCCGATCCGGAAATGCGGGATACCTGCGCAATCTCGAACCCTACCTGACCGATCACCTGCGCAAGCCGACCATGGCCGCACTCATCCGTAGCGGCGACCAGGGTGCGCGGATGGTAGAGAACTGGCTGCGCGGAGACGAGTCAGGCAGGAGGCTACATAACTTCATCAGGGTAGCGGAAAAGTTCCGTCATGAGTTTGTACTTCAAATACTTTTAGACCTTACTAAAAATATCTACCTGAACAAACTTTCCCTGCATACAGAACATTCAAACAGTACGTACCATACCGATACCTTCACACACCAGGCCGCTCTGAAAGCGCTGACCAATTATTCGTTAATCGCTGAGTACAAGCAAGCTGTGTCCGAGTTTGTTGAAAAAGAACTGATACATGCGTACCTGCTGCTAAACGGAATGGATGAGTCGGGAGCCAATGTGCTGTGGAATAATGCACTGGAATTTGAGCTGGAACTCACCGGTCAGCGGTTGTTCTACCTGTTTATGATCCAGTATGACAAAGATGCCGTGCAAAATGCATGGAAGGGGATCCGGCATGCCTCGCGTGAAAAACGGGCCAATTCCATTGAGATGATCGAGAGCCTCCTGCCCCGTATGCTGTACCCTTCGCTTCATGCGCTTTTCGAAGATATTTCTATCCAGAAAAAGCGTGATGCACTCCGCCAGTACATGGGAAGCCAGGATGCCGGCATGCCGATCATTACCTATATTCTGACCCAAAAAGAAAGAGCCTTCACACCCTGGACCATTGCCCTGGCAGCCGGAGCCGCCATTGATCGCACAGACATCATCCTGCTGGAAGGATTAGGCAGTCATCGGTCCAGGCTCATCCGGGAGGCAGCCGCTGCGCGCAGCAAGGCACTTTCGGAAGCAGGATTTCTCCCCACTTCATTCCCAAAAACCATGAAACACGAAGATACGACCCAGCAGATTTCCGAGATGGAGCGGGTAATTGTTCTGAAAAACACAAGGCTGTTTTCACAAACTCCCGAAAACGTGCTGAGCTCCATTGCTCCGATCATGCGCGAAGTAAGCTATACCGAGGGTCAGCAGATTTTTGCCAAAGGGGATCTGGGCGATTCCATGTACATCATCTATGCCGGCCAGGTCGGGATTTATGACGGCAGCCGCCAGCTTGCACTGTTTGACAAAGGTGAAATTTTCGGAGAGCTGGCGCTGCTGGATACCGAACCCCGGTCGGCCACTACGCTGGCAGAAACCGATATCCTTGTTTTTCGCATTGACCAGGAAGACTTTTTCGAACTGATGGAAGAGCGTGATGAGATCCTCCGCAACGTACTGCGGATTCTTTGCCAGCGGATCAGGGTACAAAATGAGAAAATGCGTCTGCTGACGGCTCAATAG
- a CDS encoding adenylate/guanylate cyclase domain-containing protein, with product MKAKILVVDDEADLQLLIKQKFRRQIREGEYEFIFAENGFQALSTLVQHPDVDMVLTDINMPEMDGLTLLVRLGEASPMLKSVIVSAYGDMQNIRTAMNRGAFDFLTKPIDFRDLELTMEKTLRYVTQLKETVKAVRENDILRMYVDSSVLQFMTQEEFERSLMSSENIEGTVVFMDMCGFTAISEREKPDRVVKLINKYFDVMVKEIIAQGGLVDKFMGDAVMAVFRGEYHLDRAIESSLSVRNHINGFKEELSEGDYYPKVSIGINSGEMVSGNIGSETLKRLDYTVIGDSVNVAQRLQSVAQPGQVVVQESAYECIKEAFRCNLIGEVNLKNKSDSVRIYEVLE from the coding sequence ATGAAAGCCAAAATTCTGGTGGTGGACGATGAGGCCGACCTGCAGCTACTGATCAAGCAAAAGTTCAGGCGGCAGATCCGGGAGGGGGAATATGAATTTATTTTCGCGGAAAACGGGTTTCAGGCGCTGAGCACACTTGTGCAGCACCCCGACGTGGACATGGTGCTCACCGACATCAACATGCCGGAAATGGACGGATTAACCCTGCTCGTCAGGCTGGGGGAGGCGAGTCCGATGCTCAAATCGGTGATTGTGTCTGCCTATGGCGACATGCAGAATATCCGGACCGCCATGAACCGCGGCGCCTTCGATTTTTTGACCAAGCCCATTGACTTCCGCGACCTGGAACTTACCATGGAGAAAACCCTCCGGTATGTCACTCAGCTGAAAGAAACCGTGAAAGCGGTGCGCGAAAACGACATACTCCGCATGTACGTGGACTCTTCGGTACTGCAGTTTATGACGCAGGAAGAATTTGAAAGGTCGCTGATGTCGAGCGAAAATATAGAGGGTACAGTCGTGTTTATGGATATGTGCGGCTTTACTGCCATCTCGGAGCGGGAAAAACCCGACCGGGTTGTTAAGCTGATCAACAAGTATTTTGATGTGATGGTGAAAGAGATCATCGCGCAGGGAGGACTTGTGGATAAGTTCATGGGCGATGCGGTGATGGCCGTTTTCCGCGGCGAATACCACCTCGACCGCGCCATTGAATCTTCACTGTCCGTGCGCAATCACATCAACGGGTTCAAGGAAGAGCTTTCCGAAGGTGACTACTATCCCAAGGTGTCTATCGGGATCAATTCGGGCGAGATGGTTTCCGGGAACATCGGGTCCGAGACGCTGAAAAGACTGGATTATACGGTGATCGGCGACTCTGTCAATGTAGCCCAGCGGCTGCAATCAGTGGCCCAGCCGGGGCAGGTGGTCGTGCAGGAGTCGGCTTATGAGTGTATCAAAGAAGCTTTCCGGTGTAACCTGATCGGGGAGGTCAATCTTAAAAACAAATCCGACTCAGTACGGATTTATGAAGTGCTCGAATGA
- a CDS encoding TolC family protein has product MFWKVFKPVILLLLLHAAGAGAQTRYTLQQALQAAKTGNPVLKREQYNLSVSQADITTASLRPNPVLNNQSLQLVQPSRFPEHTSWYDGVNRQVWWQVTKPFQLPVQRRNKIGLAEQNARLTERQYAETERNLFQGVAQKWLDAWAARKQLDLLTTAKSNADSLAEINRLRLKNQAITTTDLARAELLARQFDIQLKTAAQQYRNQLTGLKFLMGTTDSVLVDTSDQFLFAFPARMDSLVEQALQNRSDVQVIRSTMDAADANIKLQKSTALPTPELGLIYNPQNRAHYMGFYGTLEIPVFSRNQGEIRKAETIRQQAQQDLRATETQLSTEILTAYRSYEMQKVNVQNFNQLLTQSQNILNSVKYSYLRGGTTIIDYLEAQRSWLDTQQQYFDLLLQYRQSYIDLLFASGLINQIAQ; this is encoded by the coding sequence ATGTTCTGGAAAGTTTTTAAACCGGTAATCCTGCTGCTGCTCCTCCATGCAGCCGGCGCCGGAGCACAGACGCGCTATACGCTGCAGCAGGCATTGCAGGCGGCCAAGACCGGCAATCCGGTGCTCAAAAGAGAGCAGTACAACCTGTCCGTTTCACAGGCAGACATCACGACGGCTTCGCTCCGTCCCAATCCGGTACTTAACAACCAATCACTTCAGCTGGTGCAGCCCTCCCGTTTTCCGGAGCACACCTCCTGGTACGATGGCGTAAACCGGCAGGTTTGGTGGCAGGTCACCAAGCCGTTCCAGCTGCCTGTGCAGCGCCGCAATAAAATCGGGCTGGCGGAGCAGAATGCCCGGCTTACCGAGCGGCAATATGCTGAAACCGAGCGCAACCTCTTTCAGGGAGTAGCACAAAAGTGGCTCGATGCCTGGGCGGCCCGCAAGCAGCTGGACCTGCTCACCACCGCCAAAAGCAACGCCGACTCGCTGGCAGAGATCAACCGCCTGCGGCTGAAAAACCAGGCGATCACAACCACGGATCTTGCGCGGGCCGAGCTCCTGGCGCGCCAGTTTGACATTCAGCTGAAAACGGCCGCGCAGCAGTACCGCAACCAGCTTACGGGCCTTAAGTTCCTGATGGGTACCACAGACTCGGTACTGGTTGATACGAGCGACCAGTTCCTTTTTGCATTTCCGGCACGCATGGACTCACTGGTAGAGCAGGCCCTGCAGAACCGCTCCGACGTGCAGGTAATCAGGTCGACCATGGATGCAGCGGATGCCAACATCAAACTGCAGAAATCGACAGCCCTCCCTACCCCGGAACTCGGGCTGATTTACAACCCGCAGAACCGGGCGCATTATATGGGATTCTACGGAACGCTGGAAATACCGGTTTTTTCAAGAAACCAGGGTGAGATCAGGAAGGCTGAGACGATCCGCCAGCAAGCCCAGCAGGACCTGCGCGCGACAGAGACACAACTGTCGACGGAAATCCTGACAGCATACCGCTCCTATGAAATGCAGAAAGTGAATGTTCAGAATTTCAACCAGCTGCTTACCCAATCCCAGAACATCCTGAACAGTGTCAAGTATTCTTATCTGCGTGGCGGCACGACGATCATAGACTACCTGGAAGCACAAAGAAGCTGGCTGGACACCCAGCAGCAGTACTTTGACCTGCTTCTCCAATACCGCCAAAGCTATATCGACCTACTTTTCGCCTCGGGGCTGATCAATCAAATCGCACAGTAA
- a CDS encoding response regulator yields the protein MKILVVDDEEDVRSLFEQKFRREIRSGQLEFSFTYSGEEALAFLHDHPSEVVMILSDINMPGMSGIELLKSIRKEHPAAPPMVMMITAYGDRENHDQAIHLGADDFLTKPVNFTELKEKLLNNL from the coding sequence ATGAAAATACTAGTTGTTGATGACGAAGAGGATGTACGGTCCCTTTTTGAACAAAAATTCAGACGCGAAATACGCAGTGGCCAGCTTGAATTTTCTTTCACCTACTCGGGTGAAGAAGCGCTCGCGTTCCTGCACGACCACCCGTCGGAGGTTGTCATGATCCTGTCGGACATCAATATGCCGGGCATGAGCGGCATTGAGCTGCTGAAATCCATCCGGAAGGAGCACCCGGCTGCGCCGCCCATGGTGATGATGATCACGGCCTATGGTGATCGTGAAAATCATGATCAGGCCATTCATCTGGGTGCGGACGATTTCCTGACAAAGCCGGTGAATTTTACAGAACTGAAAGAAAAACTGCTCAACAATTTATGA
- a CDS encoding sensor histidine kinase, which produces MDYFLVSFFLIQYTRTSLQTAVNMPQWDKTLLFARYTSIGLIVSYYVSDEGAWFAWLWHAFLIWLVYTLYRNEAFRPLRSLVQSVIPFVVISILNDFTEAVFPDFYKKYDDFLGIAKSFAFVLCFVIWFYARKQQKALLLEREERIREERESKAQKESLEYLVNERTRELTQQKEELQKAIEELKSTQTQLIQSEKMASLGELTAGIAHEIQNPLNFVNNFSEVSVELCTELEEEIEKVSLPDEDRDYIKGIIADLSQNQQKITHHGRRADSIVKGMLQHSRASSGEKEPVDINVLADEYMRLAYHGLRAKDKEFNAALTTDFDGTIGKVKVLPQDLGRVFLNLFTNAFYAVAEKKRKLAANGGETDYRPEVKISTKKFDNTLYIRVTDNGTGIPEHVKAKIFQPFFTTKPTGQGTGLGLSMSYDIVTNAHGGTLDVESVPGESTVFKISLPVT; this is translated from the coding sequence ATGGATTATTTCCTGGTTTCATTTTTCCTGATCCAATACACACGTACCTCCCTGCAGACGGCCGTGAACATGCCGCAGTGGGACAAAACATTGCTTTTTGCCCGGTATACATCCATAGGGCTGATTGTCAGCTACTATGTCAGCGATGAAGGGGCGTGGTTTGCGTGGTTATGGCACGCATTCTTGATCTGGCTTGTGTATACTTTGTACCGGAATGAAGCATTCAGACCGCTCCGTTCACTGGTGCAGTCTGTCATTCCTTTTGTAGTGATCTCGATCCTCAATGATTTTACCGAAGCTGTATTTCCTGATTTTTACAAAAAATATGACGATTTCCTGGGCATAGCGAAATCATTTGCCTTCGTCCTCTGCTTCGTGATCTGGTTTTATGCAAGAAAACAGCAAAAAGCGCTCTTGCTCGAACGTGAGGAGCGGATCCGTGAAGAGCGGGAGTCCAAAGCGCAGAAGGAATCACTGGAATACCTGGTCAATGAACGTACCCGCGAGCTCACCCAGCAAAAGGAAGAACTCCAGAAAGCCATCGAAGAACTAAAATCAACACAGACCCAGCTCATTCAAAGTGAAAAAATGGCCTCACTGGGCGAGCTCACCGCCGGTATTGCCCACGAAATCCAGAATCCGCTGAACTTCGTGAACAACTTTTCGGAAGTATCGGTAGAGCTTTGCACGGAACTGGAAGAGGAAATTGAGAAAGTAAGCCTTCCTGACGAAGACAGGGATTATATCAAAGGCATTATCGCCGATCTGAGCCAGAACCAGCAGAAGATCACCCACCACGGCAGGCGTGCGGATTCCATCGTGAAAGGCATGCTGCAGCACTCGCGGGCCTCCTCGGGTGAGAAGGAGCCGGTGGATATCAATGTACTGGCCGACGAATACATGCGCCTGGCCTACCATGGACTTCGTGCCAAGGACAAGGAGTTTAATGCAGCCCTCACGACAGACTTTGACGGCACCATCGGGAAGGTAAAAGTACTCCCGCAGGATCTCGGAAGGGTTTTTCTGAACCTTTTTACCAATGCATTCTATGCAGTTGCGGAGAAAAAGAGGAAACTTGCGGCAAATGGCGGTGAAACCGACTACCGGCCGGAAGTGAAGATTTCTACAAAAAAGTTTGACAATACGCTCTACATCCGGGTCACTGACAATGGTACAGGTATTCCGGAACACGTGAAAGCGAAGATTTTCCAGCCATTTTTCACCACCAAACCTACCGGACAGGGCACCGGCCTGGGGCTTTCCATGAGCTACGATATCGTGACCAATGCGCATGGTGGCACGCTGGATGTTGAAAGTGTGCCCGGCGAAAGTACTGTGTTCAAAATATCCCTGCCGGTAACCTGA
- a CDS encoding HD domain-containing protein, protein MIMDVERASSYILGELGSRLPADLFYHGLHHTLDVVRAAMELAAEEGVTDEEALLLLRTAALYHDAGFMVVYREHEAEGCRIAQEVLPAFGYSSRQADAICGMIMATKIPQSPATHLEQILCDADLDYLGRDDFETIGATLFEELRARGLAGNPDEWNRTQVHFLTAHQYWTAAARRKRAPRKAAHLAGLKNRPGY, encoded by the coding sequence ATGATCATGGACGTGGAACGTGCATCGTCGTACATCCTTGGTGAGCTCGGGAGCCGCCTGCCGGCTGACCTGTTTTACCATGGACTTCACCACACCCTCGATGTGGTGCGTGCAGCCATGGAACTGGCCGCTGAGGAGGGTGTCACGGATGAAGAAGCATTGCTCCTGCTACGTACGGCAGCCCTGTACCACGATGCCGGCTTTATGGTGGTGTACCGGGAGCATGAGGCCGAAGGTTGCCGGATTGCGCAGGAGGTACTGCCTGCATTTGGCTACTCTTCCCGGCAGGCCGATGCGATTTGTGGAATGATCATGGCTACAAAAATCCCGCAGTCCCCCGCTACGCACCTGGAACAGATCCTGTGCGATGCAGACCTCGATTATCTTGGACGGGACGATTTTGAAACGATTGGAGCTACCTTATTCGAAGAGCTTAGGGCACGCGGCCTTGCCGGTAACCCGGACGAGTGGAACCGCACGCAGGTACATTTTCTTACAGCACATCAATACTGGACCGCAGCTGCACGCAGGAAGCGGGCACCCCGGAAAGCCGCTCATCTGGCAGGATTAAAAAACCGCCCGGGCTATTGA